From a region of the Argiope bruennichi chromosome 8, qqArgBrue1.1, whole genome shotgun sequence genome:
- the LOC129981741 gene encoding uncharacterized protein LOC129981741 yields the protein MDNSTASQHIETSMEYMKFCTYVIDKEMKRFNLDFTVYQSFVTQLPGSLDVNFDIAYNRCAFMYKYTLCNMYFFKDCINKFLLQCTEFKNLVSKWTVDSNSKLCAMSCGPGLDYLSFMLALSEHVSPSTFKNITILSKHGAWRNTVGIVADALEEGALSKYGIGKLLNFKNIEVIQSNLLISIPVKGFEALQHSSVILMTKTLNLAAPGSNEEELIKTKLLELISSLKPEATIFCIDTKPSLVLFLEVLSRFHGKFLYKPDHLSFRVPITFSEDYKEKHGCFPVVCARGAFFVWQKLSTVEPHSNIAISPINILTDVKEISQNSLENTTKEDDEVLNITKTLRDLILPSNKNFQHNSLGNVMNDSHVNDNTGELISITSSPFNTPKKLEINKSSSVQTLLDSPSLQEVTSQVNFAEKNCSASSLKKSNSIDNSFFQSSSKNISFLEESDLLQNYPLYNQTKEETYPTILPHQIPAKSKVNESKSNTVPKSNQSLKSTLESKATQTELHQFTTNSSHIKDLTERVKRLVSSLENEMQKSISDGQMDYNIHDAPKMNANYTSCSTNHTNKSDVNVTPQCCNGYQTEREHLINFCNCAQMHHDHCCAVRHIHRCEMHCCKSCIHKCHINPYRCCENNTASTSTRLAQPQIVIPLQNVNNDVLLQIILAAKSGSEIQ from the exons ATGGATAATTCAACTGCATCCCAACATATAGAAACTAGCAtggaatatatgaaattttgtacatatgtgattgataaagaaatgaagagatttaatttagattttactgTATATCAATCATTTGTTACTCAGCTACCTGGTAGTCTTGATGTAAATTTTGATATTGCATATAATAGATGTGCTTTCatgtataaatatactttatgtaatatgtatttttttaaagattgcataaataaatttctcttgcaatgcacagaatttaaaaatttagtttcaaaatggaCAGTTGATTCAAATAGTAAATTATGTGCCATGAGTTGTGGTCCAGGTTTGGATTATTTGTCATTCATGCTTGCTTTGTCTGAACATGTCAGTCcctcaacatttaaaaatataacaattctaTCAAAACATGGTGCTTGGAGAAACACTGTTGGGATAGTTGCAGATGCTTTAGAGGAAGGAGCTCTTTCTAAATATGGAATTGGAAAgctgttgaattttaaaaacattgaagtGATTCAATCAAATTTACTTATATCTATTCCGGTGAAAGGTTTTGAAGCTCTTCAACATTCAAGTGTCATTTTGATGACTAAAACCTTAAATTTAGCAGCACCAGGATCAAATGAAGAAGAACTTATTAAAACTAAACTTCTG GAACTAATTTCTTCATTGAAACCTGAAGCGACTATTTTTTGCATTGATACAAAACCTAGTTTGGTGTTATTCTTAGAAGTTTTGTCACGATTTCATGGAAAATTTTTGTACAAGCCTGATCATTTGTCTTTTAGAGTTCCTATTACATTCTCAGaagattataaagaaaaacatgGTTGCTTTCCTGTTGTATGTGCTAGAGGTGCATTTTTTGTATGGCAGAAATTGTCAACTGTTGAACCTCATTCAAATATCGCTATTTCTCCTATAAATATCCTAACTGATGTAAAAGAAATCTCTCAGAATTCATTAGAAAATACAACTAAAGAGGATGATGAGGTTTTAAACATCACAAAAACACTAAGGGATTTAATACTTCcaagcaataaaaatttccagCATAATTCATTAGGCAATGTTATGAACGATTCACATGTAAATGATAACACAGGTGAATTGATATCTATAACATCTAGTCCTTTTAATACtcctaaaaaattagaaatcaataaATCTTCTTCTGTTCAAACTCTTCTTGACAGCCCATCACTTCAAGAAGTAACTTCTCAAGTAAATTTTGCTGAAAAGAACTGTTCTGCCAGTtctctaaaaaaatcaaacagcaTTGACAACAGTTTTTTCCAGAGctcttctaaaaatatatcatttcttgAAGAAAGTGATTTGTTACAGAATTATCCATTATATAATCAAACAAAGGAAGAAACCTATCCAACAATTCTTCCCCATCAAATTCCTGCTAAAAGTAAAGTCAATGAAAGCAAAAGTAATACTGTTCCAAAAAGTAATCAAAGTTTAAAGTCTACTTTAGAATCGAAGGCAACTCAAACAGAATTACACCAATTTACAACTAATTCAAGTCATATTAAGGACCTTACTGAAAGAGTAAAAAGACTTGTTTCttcattagaaaatgaaatgcaGAAAAGTATTTCTGATGGTCAAATGGACTATAATATACATGATGCAcctaaaatgaatgcaaattataCATCCTGCTCCACAAATCATACTAATAAATCTGATGTGAATGTCACACCTCAATGCTGTAATGGTTATCAGACTGAAAgagaacatttaataaatttttgcaattgtGCTCAAATGCATCATGATCACTGTTGTGCAGTTAGACACATTCATAGATGCGAAATGCATTGTTGTAAATCATGTATTCACAAATGTCACATAAATCCTTACAGGTGTTGTGAAAATAATACTGCTTCTACTAGTACACGTTTAGCACAGCCTCAAATTGTTATACCTTTGCAAAATGTGAATAATGatgtattattgcaaattattttagcTGCTAAATCTGGCTCAGAAATTCAGTAA